One stretch of Clostridia bacterium DNA includes these proteins:
- a CDS encoding acetyl-CoA C-acetyltransferase, with product MREVVIVGAARTAIGSFNGSLAGVPAVDLGVAAVKEAIKRAGITPDMVDETVLGCILQAGLGQGVARQVAVKAGIPVEKPAYTINMICGSGLRAVQIAAQQIISGECDVVVAGGTENMSAAPYLLKNARTGYRMGHGEIVDSMIHDSLTDIFNNYHMGMTAENLAEKYSISREEQDEFSASSQNKAEAAIKAGKFKDEIVPVVISSKKGDVIVDTDEFPRAGITAEALSKLRPAFKKDGTVTAGNASGINDGAAALVIMAADKAKELGLKPLAKIAGYGSAGVDPSIMGIGPVPAVKKALERSKLKLEDIDLIEANEAFAAQALAVAKELGFDMSKVNVNGGAIALGHPVGASGARILITLLYEMKRRNLKHGLATLCIGGGMGTALVVEM from the coding sequence ATGAGAGAAGTTGTAATTGTAGGTGCGGCTAGAACCGCAATAGGAAGTTTCAACGGCAGCCTTGCAGGAGTTCCAGCGGTTGACCTTGGGGTGGCTGCAGTTAAGGAAGCAATTAAAAGAGCAGGCATTACCCCTGATATGGTGGATGAGACAGTATTAGGCTGTATTCTCCAGGCTGGATTGGGACAGGGAGTAGCAAGACAGGTAGCTGTAAAAGCAGGTATACCTGTTGAAAAACCAGCATATACAATCAATATGATATGCGGATCAGGCTTGAGGGCTGTACAGATTGCTGCTCAGCAGATTATATCCGGAGAATGTGATGTTGTAGTTGCAGGTGGTACCGAGAACATGAGCGCAGCTCCATATTTATTGAAAAATGCAAGAACAGGCTATAGAATGGGACATGGAGAGATAGTGGACTCAATGATACATGACTCCCTCACTGATATATTCAACAACTATCATATGGGTATGACTGCCGAAAATTTGGCAGAGAAGTACAGCATTTCAAGAGAAGAACAGGATGAGTTTTCAGCATCCAGCCAGAACAAAGCTGAAGCAGCTATAAAGGCAGGCAAATTCAAGGATGAAATAGTTCCTGTAGTCATCTCATCAAAGAAGGGCGACGTAATTGTTGACACAGACGAGTTCCCAAGGGCTGGGATAACTGCAGAAGCTCTTTCAAAGCTTAGACCAGCATTTAAGAAGGATGGTACAGTAACAGCAGGAAACGCATCAGGTATAAATGATGGAGCTGCTGCTTTAGTAATAATGGCAGCTGACAAAGCAAAGGAGCTTGGACTTAAGCCCCTTGCAAAGATAGCAGGCTATGGTTCGGCAGGTGTAGATCCAAGCATAATGGGTATTGGACCGGTTCCTGCAGTAAAGAAGGCATTGGAAAGATCGAAGCTCAAACTTGAAGATATTGACCTTATAGAAGCTAATGAAGCTTTTGCTGCACAGGCTCTCGCAGTTGCAAAGGAGCTGGGTTTTGATATGAGCAAAGTAAATGTAAATGGCGGAGCTATTGCCTTGGGACATCCTGTTGGGGCAAGCGGTGCAAGAATACTCATCACACTTCTTTATGAAATGAAGAGAAGGAACTTAAAGCATGGCCTTGCGACCTTGTGCATAGGCGGCGGTATGGGTACAGCTCTAGTAGTAGAAATGTAG
- the fabG gene encoding 3-oxoacyl-[acyl-carrier-protein] reductase, with protein MRLKDKVAIITGSTKGIGKETAMVFAREGAKVVVAGTREDAIKEVVAEIKAMGAEAMGFKVDVSKRAQVDEMVAGVKQAWGRIDILVNNAGVTADAMLKKMTEEQFDKVININLKGVYNCAQAVLDIMTEQGSGVILNASSVVGLYGNVGQTNYAAAKWGVIGMTKTWAKELGRKGIRVNAVAPGFIMTPMTEAVPEKVLDLMKEKAPLQRLGKPEDIANAFLFLASDEASFVTGAVLSVDGGLVI; from the coding sequence TTGAGATTAAAGGATAAAGTAGCTATAATTACCGGCTCTACAAAGGGAATAGGTAAAGAGACTGCAATGGTTTTTGCCAGAGAAGGTGCAAAGGTAGTAGTCGCAGGTACACGTGAGGATGCAATAAAAGAAGTAGTTGCGGAAATAAAGGCAATGGGTGCTGAAGCAATGGGCTTCAAGGTTGATGTCAGCAAGCGTGCACAGGTAGATGAAATGGTAGCAGGCGTTAAGCAGGCTTGGGGCAGAATTGATATACTTGTGAACAATGCAGGTGTAACAGCTGACGCAATGCTCAAGAAGATGACAGAAGAGCAGTTTGATAAAGTAATCAATATCAACCTGAAGGGCGTATACAACTGTGCGCAGGCTGTACTTGACATAATGACCGAGCAGGGAAGCGGAGTAATACTCAATGCCTCTTCTGTAGTAGGATTATACGGCAATGTAGGTCAGACCAACTATGCAGCTGCAAAGTGGGGAGTTATAGGTATGACAAAGACCTGGGCCAAGGAGCTTGGAAGAAAAGGCATTAGGGTAAATGCGGTTGCTCCAGGTTTCATAATGACTCCTATGACTGAAGCTGTTCCGGAGAAGGTACTGGATCTGATGAAGGAGAAGGCTCCTCTGCAGAGACTCGGAAAACCTGAAGATATTGCGAATGCGTTCCTGTTCCTTGCCTCTGATGAAGCAAGCTTCGTGACTGGAGCTGTTCTCTCAGTAGATGGGGGACTCGTAATCTAA
- a CDS encoding YcdB/YcdC domain-containing protein — MKRIISIITLTALIFGVLLAGPVSAAEDSKLELKKAIDIAKTTFNIDTTSLDFNSSYSETKFGRKLWFLNWNSTLGSGSSINVTVDAATGEIINMSKWENYAVPTKKIPKYTREEAQKVATELVKKLHPDKFNNTELMDEYQNNLFRPVYNNDIYSFFFMRKVDGIDFQDNGMQVQIDKNTLKVRHFSLEWDTVIPIPDSKKAINVGAAKKINAEKLGLELAYQMIYPNPPGNPKLILVYSQKNSSNPIDAITGEIITQPYYGSMYAMQEKYALGGDGGRFASVPTPQEQKVIDDSSKYISKEKAIEALKKYVSVDSKFNMDNSSLYGGQSIESAVWNFSWSYTDKTNNAYYYIYGAVDAVTGEVKNFNISSSENGAKPNSTPKYTKEQCNEIAKKFLQEIQPVKFKNSEYREQYMDAYMKLQNTASYNMNFIRKENGVSAPFNNLNVTVSAYTGKVIGFNMMWNNLEFPDAKGVISLEDAYKTLYAKHDLMLKYIRIYDYNRYNESMMIKLAYMLDNFNGMIDAKSGQFIDYSGKPIIEANKAAFTDIAGHKFEKDIKLLVELGVLDSTESKFDPDTKILQKDFVKLLMKATQPEYYPIPYATADSSEYDRYYENAIAQNILTKKDKNPEACVTRMDASKMMVKALGVGFLADLGNMFVSNLKDANTIPTKNIGYVSIADTLGLVDTADGNFKPNLELTKADTAGMLIKYLTVEKTPLDSQVSENPAIVPLKK, encoded by the coding sequence ATGAAAAGGATAATATCAATCATAACACTGACTGCATTGATCTTCGGCGTCCTTCTTGCAGGTCCCGTATCTGCTGCAGAGGACAGCAAGCTGGAACTCAAAAAGGCAATAGATATTGCCAAGACAACCTTCAACATTGATACTACAAGCTTAGACTTCAATAGCAGCTATTCAGAAACAAAGTTTGGCAGGAAGCTTTGGTTCCTGAACTGGAACTCCACCCTTGGAAGCGGTTCAAGCATCAACGTTACTGTGGACGCAGCAACTGGTGAAATAATTAATATGAGTAAATGGGAAAATTACGCCGTACCAACAAAGAAAATACCGAAATACACAAGAGAAGAAGCTCAAAAGGTAGCAACGGAGCTTGTTAAAAAGCTGCATCCTGACAAATTCAATAATACAGAGCTTATGGATGAATACCAGAATAACCTTTTCCGCCCTGTCTACAACAATGATATTTACAGCTTCTTTTTCATGAGAAAGGTAGACGGAATCGACTTTCAGGACAATGGTATGCAAGTCCAGATAGATAAGAACACACTTAAGGTAAGACATTTCAGCTTGGAATGGGATACAGTGATTCCTATTCCCGATTCGAAGAAGGCAATCAATGTAGGAGCAGCTAAGAAAATTAACGCCGAGAAGCTCGGTTTGGAATTAGCATATCAGATGATATATCCGAATCCTCCAGGGAACCCCAAGCTGATACTTGTATACTCTCAGAAGAATAGCAGCAATCCTATTGATGCTATTACCGGCGAAATAATCACCCAGCCATACTACGGATCAATGTATGCAATGCAGGAAAAATACGCTCTCGGTGGCGATGGGGGCAGGTTCGCCTCTGTGCCAACGCCACAGGAGCAGAAGGTAATTGATGATTCCAGCAAATATATCAGCAAGGAAAAAGCCATAGAAGCTCTTAAAAAGTACGTATCTGTAGACAGCAAATTCAATATGGACAATTCAAGCCTCTATGGCGGCCAAAGCATTGAAAGTGCTGTTTGGAACTTCAGTTGGAGCTACACAGACAAGACAAATAACGCATATTACTATATATATGGCGCGGTAGATGCTGTTACAGGTGAAGTAAAGAACTTCAACATCAGCAGCAGCGAGAATGGAGCTAAGCCTAACAGCACTCCTAAGTACACGAAGGAACAATGCAACGAGATAGCTAAAAAATTCCTTCAGGAGATACAGCCTGTTAAATTCAAGAATTCAGAATACAGAGAACAGTACATGGACGCCTACATGAAGCTTCAAAACACAGCAAGCTACAATATGAACTTTATCAGGAAGGAAAACGGAGTATCCGCTCCCTTCAATAACCTAAACGTCACTGTAAGCGCATATACAGGCAAGGTAATAGGATTTAACATGATGTGGAACAACCTGGAGTTCCCGGATGCAAAAGGTGTAATAAGCCTTGAAGACGCTTACAAGACACTTTATGCAAAGCATGACCTAATGCTTAAGTATATAAGGATATATGATTATAACAGATATAATGAAAGCATGATGATAAAGCTCGCTTACATGCTGGATAACTTCAACGGTATGATTGATGCAAAGAGCGGGCAGTTCATAGACTATAGCGGAAAACCTATAATTGAAGCTAATAAAGCTGCATTCACAGATATTGCAGGTCATAAGTTTGAAAAGGATATCAAGCTGCTTGTAGAGCTGGGTGTCCTAGATTCCACAGAAAGCAAATTCGATCCGGACACAAAAATACTTCAAAAGGATTTTGTAAAGCTTCTGATGAAAGCTACACAGCCGGAATACTATCCTATCCCTTATGCAACAGCTGACAGCAGTGAATACGACAGGTACTATGAAAATGCAATAGCGCAGAATATACTGACGAAAAAGGATAAAAACCCCGAAGCTTGTGTCACAAGAATGGACGCTTCAAAAATGATGGTAAAAGCACTGGGTGTAGGATTCCTTGCAGACTTGGGTAATATGTTCGTTAGCAACCTTAAGGATGCCAATACCATACCCACCAAAAACATAGGTTATGTCTCAATAGCAGATACGCTCGGTCTTGTTGATACAGCCGATGGCAACTTTAAGCCGAACCTTGAACTTACAAAGGCAGATACAGCAGGAATGCTTATAAAATACCTCACAGTAGAAAAGACACCTTTAGATTCTCAGGTATCTGAGAATCCGGCAATAGTGCCACTAAAGAAATAA
- the rluF gene encoding 23S rRNA pseudouridine(2604) synthase RluF: protein MKSKIQMNSDTSESIRINKYISEKGLCSRREADELIRQGRVTINNEKAEMGSKVYPGDNVKLGGKSLKPKERPVYLAFNKPPGIVSTTDQKEKNNIIDLINFPKRIFPVGRLDKESEGLIFLTSDGDIVNKILRAGNNHEKEYIVTVNKPITEGFVESMANGVRILGTVTKKCKAVQMSKYMFRIILTEGMNRQIRRMCEVFGYEVVKLKRVRIMNVTLGSLPVGQWRYLTPDELKVINKLIASSVKTEEASI, encoded by the coding sequence ATGAAAAGTAAAATACAAATGAATTCGGATACAAGTGAGAGCATCCGAATTAATAAATACATAAGCGAGAAGGGGTTATGCTCCCGAAGAGAAGCCGATGAGCTCATCAGACAGGGACGTGTCACCATAAACAATGAAAAAGCAGAGATGGGCAGCAAGGTTTATCCCGGGGATAATGTAAAGCTGGGCGGCAAGTCCTTGAAACCCAAAGAACGACCGGTGTACCTGGCTTTTAACAAACCACCAGGCATAGTAAGCACCACGGACCAAAAGGAAAAAAACAATATAATAGATCTCATCAACTTTCCAAAGAGAATATTTCCTGTAGGAAGGCTGGACAAGGAGTCTGAAGGTCTAATATTCCTCACCAGCGATGGAGATATTGTAAATAAGATTCTCCGGGCAGGAAACAACCATGAAAAGGAATATATAGTGACTGTAAACAAACCTATAACCGAGGGCTTTGTCGAGTCCATGGCAAATGGTGTACGAATATTAGGAACTGTCACCAAAAAGTGTAAAGCTGTACAGATGTCCAAGTATATGTTTAGAATAATTCTTACGGAAGGAATGAACAGACAAATAAGACGGATGTGCGAGGTATTCGGCTATGAAGTGGTGAAACTCAAGCGGGTAAGGATCATGAACGTAACGCTTGGTTCGCTGCCGGTAGGCCAGTGGAGATACTTAACACCGGATGAGCTTAAGGTCATTAACAAGCTTATCGCAAGCTCAGTAAAGACAGAGGAAGCTTCAATATAA
- a CDS encoding ECF transporter S component: protein METRNSNYSSTSSNIRAIVQMGLLSALTFVAAWAIHIPYGNGGVIHLGDSMIFLTAVVFGGKFAAISGAIGMTMFDILSGFSVWAPYTLVIKAMMGLIAGSLAYMGGAKGESVVKNAIGMLLAGIWMIFGYYVAEAVITWNIKQPIFSILGNVIQVTAGAAIAFVIIAAIKKTSYFKNR from the coding sequence ATGGAAACAAGAAATTCAAATTACAGCAGTACTAGTTCAAATATCAGAGCTATTGTACAAATGGGACTTTTATCTGCACTGACCTTCGTGGCAGCCTGGGCTATCCATATACCTTATGGAAATGGTGGAGTTATTCATTTGGGAGACAGCATGATATTCCTTACCGCAGTGGTTTTCGGAGGAAAATTTGCGGCTATATCCGGAGCAATAGGCATGACTATGTTTGATATACTCTCCGGTTTCTCTGTATGGGCACCATATACTCTTGTGATTAAAGCAATGATGGGCTTGATTGCAGGAAGTCTGGCCTACATGGGAGGAGCAAAGGGCGAAAGTGTGGTAAAGAATGCAATAGGAATGCTTTTAGCAGGCATCTGGATGATATTCGGATACTACGTTGCAGAAGCCGTAATCACTTGGAATATTAAACAGCCTATATTCAGCATATTGGGCAATGTTATACAGGTCACAGCTGGTGCCGCTATAGCCTTTGTAATCATAGCAGCGATAAAAAAGACCAGCTACTTCAAAAACAGATAG